One Hyperolius riggenbachi isolate aHypRig1 chromosome 12, aHypRig1.pri, whole genome shotgun sequence genomic window, actatttaaaaatacaaccatctatcattttcaaacaatgtaaaaaaagggcaaaaaaacttgccctccgtaaaacattcttggcaaatgctttcgacttggtttgtcttccgctggctcaagggtccatctgaccacagatgcctggtctgcaaagcacggtcagggcagctagagcatgggtctcagcaggctcccacttcgggccggaatccaaccttcattccccgcggtgacaatggcagacttgccctccataacggattcccgttaaaggatttaaagttaattcatttcaaatacacagcagggcctcgaaagtctgcctcctgtattgttatttttggtcactacctcggggcgggcgtgcatgccctccttggatgtgtagtggtagccgtttctcaggctccacaccaggATTCCATACCTCATTCCCcgaccattacccggggtcacaaatggcagacttgcccgcctccatatgattctcgtgaaaggaatgtggtgtcatctttgcccgccataactggttctcattcaaggatttaaagtacattcatttcaaatacacagcagggcctcgaaagtccacctcctgtattgttatttttggtcactacctcggggcgggcgggcgtgcatgcctgctgccctccttggatgtgtagtggtagccgttgctcaggctccacaccggattcaaacccctcattccccggccattacccggggtcacaatggcagacttgcccgcctccacaggattctcattgtagcggtactaaaaaagtacacagcaagtagaaaatgtaatttaaaaacaaaacgtacgctttttaacaatgccatggagagttgagaaggaagtcacacattacctgacatcactgagtgaggaagagcaatctcgccatgttgcgcagtagtccagcatggccgtcactacacaaacagctgtttgcggtgcgttacacagtgagtttggtgtgtcagtgtgaagcagtactctaattacactccctgattgatgtatacacatgcaagatgttttaaggcacgttaggcctgcaatttagcattcaatgtgatttctgcccttaaaacgctgctttgcgtcacatccagatttttccccgggacttttggcatgtatcccactctgccatacccccctccaggtgttagaccccttgaaacatcttttccatcacttttgtggccagcatatttttttctatttttcaaaggtcgcctccccattgaagtctattgcggttagcgaacttttccgcgaaccgaaccttccgcagaaagttcgcaaaccgaaaatcggaggttcgcgacatctctacatgcCGCACAGATGGCTGTCCGATCGCAACGCAACACGTACGATCGCAAGCCAtctgcgccgctacccgctgcgctgctgatcccatccattgacagtgaatgggtcagcgctgcTTTTGCGGGCAGGATGCATGCAGCAGTAAGCAAGCACATGATAGCGCATCGAAATGCTGCGCAGCACCTAAGATGTGAATGGCAGAAGGTCTGTCTATGTCCTTCTGCCATTCTTCCCTGTCGCACATCATAcgtgcttccaaatgcgcacggaagcgcgtaaTGATGTGAGTGAGGCCTTACTCTTATTTTTTGCATTGTGATGCTCCTGTCATATGGCATCGCAACACGAAAATGTCAATCATATGAACCTGCGTCAGAGTGCACCGACAGgggcatatgcatagcgccgccccacgttaagtgacatacttcctgtccactcCCTGTTGGGCAGAAGTACGTCACTGGAATTCCCATCAGTccgcactatgggctcgattcacaaagcggtgctaacccagttagagactttaggcgtgataaccattgcaccacgatggtgaaaagccagtttaggcgtgataagtttaggtgtgaaaagtttaggtgtgataaggttaggcgtgataagtttagatgagTGTAGatagcgcacaaagtcccgcatgcaaagcagcgccattaaactctatgcgaagtgcaccagactttgctagcgcaaaacgtttgatcagctgtgcactgcggtgctaacgcagttggtacttaaacttatcatgcctaaacttatcacacctaaactcatacctcccaacttttgaagatgtgaaagagggacacttaagccacgccgcctgtgcggccttaagccacacccctgcttttgcaagAGAGTGACAATGGGAGTGAGTGTGCGAGGGAAAGTGCCAGTGGGtgagagagggtgacactgggtggaagaggagggtgctagtgggtgggggaggaaggtgccagtgggtaggaggagggtgccagtgggtaggagaaggGTGTCAGTGGGAAGTGGGAGGGTGTaaatgggcagagaggagggtgacacagaggcatatctgggtaatacggcgcatgccatcagataattcatcaagaagtttcatgccatcagataattcaagtagtcccatgccatcagataattcatcaagcagtcacatgccatcagataattcaagtagtcacatgccatcagataattcaagtagtcccatgccatcagataattcatcaagtagtcccatgccatcagataattcatcaagcagtcacatgccatcagataattcaagtagtcccatgccatcagataattcatcaagtagtcacatgccatcagataattcaagtAGTCCCATgcattcagataattcatcaagtagtcccatgccatcagataattcatcaagtagtcacatgccatcagataattcatcaagtagtcccatgccatcagataattcatcaagtagttacatgctgtCCAATAAAAATGAAGCTGTAACAGTCATCCAGATAAattaattaagtagccaggtgcctcacaataaacaaattacacagacagatgcctcaagataaaacaatTTAGTAGCCAAGCCCACCCTGGATACATAAATTAAACAGCCATATTCACCAAATAAAAGAATTAGATAGCTATGTGCCCATAGATATCAGGATTAGGTAGAAAAATGTGCCCTTAGATATTAGGTAGCCAATTGCTGGCTGAgtgcaggttagggcagtgtgcaggatgggtgcagggacagggtgctggttaaggcagtgtgcaggctggtggctgtgtgcagggaaagggtgctggttagggcagtgcgcagggacagggtgctggttagggcagtgtgcaggatgggtgcagggacagggtgctggttagggcagtgtgcagggacagggtgctggttagggcagttcaggctggggcagggacagggtgctggtggttagggcagttgtggctggggcagggacagggtgctggttagggcagttcaggctggggcagggtgctggttagggtagttgtggctgggataAGATATGGGAGAGCTGTATTGTGTCACTTTGCTGCatattaaactatagtgccagactattTCCTCCTCTTGGTCTTTttagttgtggctggggcagggtgcctggggaagggtgcaggtgcAGGATAAGATGCAGGAACTGGGTgcttggggcagggtgcagggacagggtgcctggggcaggagccagggtgcctgggacaggatgcagggactgggtgcctggggcagggtgcctggagcagggtgcagggactgggtgtctggagcagggtgcagtaactgggtgcctgggacagaggCCAGGAGCAGGGTGCCTttggaagggtgcagggtgcctggggaagggtgcaggggccaggggcagggtgcctggggccgggtgcaggggccaggagcATGGTGCATGTGGAAGGGTGCCTAGGGAACGGTGGAGGGGCCAGAGAGTCTGGGGAAAGGTGCACAGGgttcctggggaagggtgcaggggccaggggcagggtgcctggggcaaaGTGCAGGGGCCTGGGGAATGGTGCAGGGTGCCTAGGGAAGAGTtcaggggcagggtgcctggggaagggtgcagggtgcctggggaagggtgcacgagccaggggcagggtgcctggagcagggtgcagggactgggtgcaggcactgggtgcctgggacaggggccaggagcagggtgcctggggaagggtgcagggtgcctggggaagggtgcaggggcagggtgcctggggcaggatgCAGGGGCCAGGAGCATGGTGCCTGtggaagggtgcaggggccaggagcATGGTGCCTgtggaagggtgcagggtgcctaggGAACAGTGGAGGGGCCAgaggcagggtgcctggggaagggtgcagggtgcctaggGAAGagtgcaggggcagggtgcctggagcagggtgcagggactgggtgcaggcactgggtgcctgggacaggggccaggagcagggtgcctggggaatggTGCAGGGTGCCTGAGGACGGGTccaggggcagggtgcaggggccaggagcATGGTGCCTGTGGAAGGGTGTCTAGTGAGCAGTGAAGGGgccaggggcagggtgcctggggcagggtgcaggggccaggagcATGGTGCCTgtggaagggtgcagggtgcctaggGAACAGTGGAGGCgccaggggcagggtgcctggggaagggtgcaggggccagggtgcctggggaagaaggGTGCCTGGGgtagggtgcagggactgggtgcaggcactgggtgcctgggacaggggccaggagcagggtgcctggggaatggtgcagggtgcctggggaagggtccaggggcagggtgcctggggcagggtgcaggggccaggagcATGGTGCTTGTGGAAGGGTGCCTAGTGAACAGTGGAGGGgccaggggcagggtgcctggggcagggtgcaggggccaggagcATGGTGCCTgtggaagggtgcagggtgcctaggGAACAGTGGAGGGgccaggggcagggtgcctggggaagggtgcaggggccagggtgcctggggaagaaggGTGCCTGGGGTAGGGTGCCTAGGGCCATGGGCAGGGTACACtcttggtggggaggagggtgctagtgggtaggggggttgtcagtgggggggagaatgcccgtgggtggggaggagggtgccacttttaggtggggggggggggtgattgcctggaggtggaaaaaaatgatcgaggctccagccgcgggtaATGAGGGATACGGGAACCGGCTTcagtacttcctccctccctccctctctctgaatgGCCCCCCTGATGTGTCCCCCCCTCcatgtaggcagagtgagcgcagcggagcagccagccgAGTCCTCTTACTGCTGATCCACTCGTACTGGCATCGgagctccatgtgcttcctgtgacgtcatagtaaacaggaagcacatggaggtccgatgccagTACGAGTagatcagcggtaagaggacattcagagagagggagggagggaggaagtactgaagccgggctcccgcatccctcattaccgtggctggagcctcgatcattttttcctcCTCCATATTCTGCCCAGCCGTTGGGATTCAATAGGGGGGGCCCGGGATtgcgggagggcccccccaaatcgggagagtCCCGAcggaaacgggacggttggggggtatgcctaaacttatcacacctaaactcatcatgcctaaactgagtttaggcgtgataaagggcttttcaccagggtgctaactgttagcaccgctttgtgaatcaggccctatgtgtgtcgcccattgacttgcaataCAGAAAGCTTttgtggcccgcgactaggtcccagtgtacaatttcagcccactttgtatttgagtatgacacccctgccctagagGTAGTAAAGGGCAACACAACGCAGGTTTAACCTGCAAGTGTAGAATGTGGCGCCTTCCAGCATCAGCCCTTAGATGTAACTAGGAACTCCAGTTGTGTATGACCCATTTCCGCCCCAAATCTAAGAAACTTgttcagacacacacaaaaaaaacaaatctaacacAATTCAAAAACTGaaaataactttatttaaaaagtaTTAAATTACAATTGTACTGTATAATCTGGAACACATTATACAGCTATGGAAATACAGTATTAGTCTTGCTAATCTCACCTATGTGGCAATATCATCCAAGCAAATACAAGGAACAAAGATTTCAGAGCAGAAAGTCCAACTTTTCTCATTTTTATAGCAAACATAAAAACTCTACAGTAGAAAGTTAGAGCATTCATACAGTATTTTCTCCTAGATGGAGATATgatctttaagccccatctacactatacgattcttagtacgattctattacgattctatttacgatccgattaaatctgacatgtccgatcaggattcgattcgattcaatttgatttgccattgtttttccggacatgttggattgaatcggatcgtaaatagaatcgtaatcgaatcgtactaagaatcttatcgtgtagatggggatttaagcccaatctacatgatacgattctttgtacgattgattacaattctatttacgatctgattaaatctgacgtgtccgatcgggattcgattcgatttgccattgcaaaacaatggcaaatcgaattgaatcgaatcgaatcccgatcggacatgtcggatttaatcagatcgtaaatagaatcgtaatcgaatcgtacaaagaatcgtatcgtgtagattgggctttaggtaATGCAGACATAAACTTCTGATACAGAAAGatcaaaaacacagtaaaataaaagtttttatttaaaactatgtttgtgaattgcactttctaaaactttgttttttaatTGCACTTTTGTACAAAAcatgttttaaaataaataaatacataaggtATATACGGTATTTTGGCAACACTGATACAGAAATTCTGGTTGCGATACAGTATAACCATGATTTTTTCCCCTAAAAATGTCaccttttattgaaaaaaagtattttaaagtgGATGTTtaccaagttaaaaataaaaaagtcagatactcacctaaggagagggaaggctcggtcctaatgagccttccccctcctctcccggtgcccggtcctgcgcaggatcccccgtggcagtattcgaccagttcggtcaaatactgccacttccgcacgccgaagggagctttcagaagccttcgggagcactcgggctcccgaagacgggccgctccatactacgcatgcgcgagcgccctctatgacgcactcgcgtgtacgtagtacggagcggcccgtcttcggaagcccgagtgctcccgaagacttccgaagtccctgcggcggcggacgcgaacgggggagccagcgcagcaccgagggcaccgggagaggagagggaaggctcattaggaccgagccttccctctccttaggtgagtatctgacttttttatttttaacttggtaaacactggctttaaagtaaaactgaagtgaaattaaataaataaatactcacttttgcagagggaaggctctagagcCTGTGGAATCTTACTTGTCCCCTCTTGGTCACCTCACTCAGCGCTGTCAACCCCGTTGCAGGTATTCGACCATCTGGTCGAATATGCCTTCAGGGTACCTCGGGAGCTCTCATGTCCCGGAATACTTCCAAAGACGGCGGCACATGCCCAGCATGGAACCGCCTGTCTTCTGAATCACTCGGATACACAAGAACTTCTGAGGGCTCCAGAAGGCGGCAAATTTGAACGGTAGACAATGCTGGAACGTTTCTACTGAGAGGACAGAGAaagctctttaggatccagaggctttcctctctataggtaagtatctgacttttttttaaggtCGCTACCGATTTACtttacataaaataaaataaaaatactacaatacataaatatagaaatacatacaaaaatacataaatacagagCAGTGCAGTTGGAACAGTGATACGTGTGTTTTAGTAAGCTCTGGTCAACATGACCTGAGAATACATTACAAAACAATGCAGTTTATAATGAAGATAACTTTGTTCTTCAAATAATAAAGACCGCCAACACCTGTACTACACATTCCATAGTATAAAGTAGACCCTATTCCATTCTAGTTCTCATGATCTCTCTAGAAGTCAAAACAGTTGTGCCCTTGGACCCAGATTGACTATAAGTGGTAACGTGACCCCTAAAGTGTATTTACAGGAGTGACACCGGTATTTTGTGATCTTTCCACTTAACATCAGGTACCAGGAGTGAAGAACTTCCAGTCACATGGGGCCACCCGGAAGTCACGAGAAGCAAGGCAATTGGCAAGTTTTTCCCGCATGCTGCCTTCATGCTTGGCGGTGAATGTTTTCTCTATGTCCTCTCTGCTCATGGGCTGCCTGTTATCACCAAACGTATGCAGGTGGTTCCTCACTTCTAAACTGCCCTGCAGCAGCTTGCTTAAGGACTCTGTTTCAGCACAGTTACCGTATCGCCATGGTTGTAGCTTCTTGACTACTTCGTATTCAGGATCAAAGTTGGTGATaaacattttgtgacatttgacACACGGTGGAATTTCTTTATATCCATTTATTTCAGTTGTAAACCTGTAGGCCTTACAGTGGACGTCTTCTGGAAAGACTATGCCATGACCAGTGTCTCCACAACTCACCACATATGAAATAGCCTTGTCCCAAACATACAGGGCGCTGATATAGATCATTATCTTCCTTTGAGTTTCACCTTTGCAGGACAGCGACGCTCCATAAAAACACTCTAGAATATTAGCATTGTTGGGATCTTTTATGTAGCTTTGTGTGACCACAGAAGCCGAGAAGTCAAAGTAATTGGCTACAACTTGTTCTCCTTCTTCATTCAGCGTCCGCAGCGATTTGTTCAGTTCCACCAGTTTTTCCATCAGTGACTCTGGGTTTCCCGTATTGTTCACCTTTGTCATCTGAGAAAAACAATGGTTATTAAAGCATTGTTTGTTTagctgaagatttttttttaaacataatatACTTTGTGAACCCCAAAATGTTAGCACCACATGCTGCAAAATAAACCTTATCATGCTGTCCTATCCCCAATTAACAGACTTCGTTTCTAATGTGTAGCTCACAGCATGATAAAGCTCCTGCATTTGAAGGGTAATAGTGCCTGGAAAATTTATGATGAGATTATGGCCGTTTAAGGAAACAATTACACTATTGTGAGGTGGAAAGAACTCAGCTACTTAACGGTAGTAGGGTTTCGATGTATCCTCCAGGACAGCTACCTTATTCCTATTGGCGGTCTGCCCCACCGATAGACAACAGCTGCATCACGCTGGTGAGAAGGGCGGAATTCATAGATCATGCCGTCCTCCGCATAGTGCAGAAGACGCCACAAACAAAATCTCAGAGCAGACAGTACCCTGGCTAGAATCTCGTGAACCCAGCGCAGCAAGGCGGGAGCATCAACCACCAGCTGTTGTCTATAGGTGGGGTTGACCACCAATAGGAATAAggtagccgtcctggaggacgatgaGAGAAAGTAATTTCCAAAGTGGTCACATGTCCCTCACAGACGATCCAAGACCTGGAAGACCATCATTGATGGCCAATGCGGCCACGGTGAAGAAAGTGCAGTGTTTAAGATGAACAACCATCCAAATAATCATGAATGAAACTGGCCTCAGTTATGGTGTGGGTAAATTATCCATGACGAACTGCACATGTCTAAGGTGTCTGCACGCTGGGTTCCACATTTGCTAACCTTTTTCCAGAAACAAACACGGCGTGACCTTTCAAGACAGATTTTGACGCAATTGGAACAGGATGAAGAGGATTTTTTTTGGTCAGGCACTATTACACTTCAAACGCAGGAACTTTATCACTCTACAAGCCTCAATATTTTCAGTCTCACACTTTAGTCACAATTTGTAATATAAATTATGAATAGATGGAGCTGATTTCTCAGCATCATACACATAGGGACCAATGATGACACTGACAAAAATGTATCAATATACAAAAATAACTTCCGggtgcagggccggccccagacttttttttttttatagatatacatatgcacagagggagatactggtttcttggcagttggaaacagacaatATTTCcctcaatgtaacaaggttcacagacagcaatctgtcaggacctaggttctgacatcacactgtaggaggggtttcaccacaatattagccatacagacctcccttaTCTATTCCAATACAaggaagatttctcatgagaaaaggggtttcagctattgattgggatgaagttcaatgcttggttATGGTTCGTCTttataaggtagccaggtaggtgcctcctctataaggtagccaggtaggtgcctcctttataaggtagccaggtaggttcccccactaTATGTTAGCCAGGCAGGTGCGCCCTctataaggtagccaggtaggtgcctcctttATAAGGTAGCCAGGCAGGTGCGCCCTctataaggtagccaggtagcttcCTCCTctataaggtagccaggtagcttcCTCCTctataaggtagccaggtagcttcCTCCTctataaggtagccaggtagcttcCTCCTctataaggtagccaggtaggttcctccTCTATAAGGTAGCCAAGTAGGTTCCctcactataggttagccaggcaggtTCCCCCAATAAAGCCAGCCTGCAACCCCATCTGCCACTGGTTTACCTTCTTGAAACAAGTGGCGGCCGCCTCCCCCTCGCCTACTTCTAGACCTTGCAGATGATCAGCGGTGACCTGCATGCGTTGCAGTGAAGAGGAGAGCAGTTCCCATTGCAGCGTGTATACCAGAAGTACtttgggagggagggggtaggCGGGAAGCCGCCTGGCATCATAGGCAACCCGGGCCTGCTTACtctatacagtatatgaaatTGAAAAAACAGTGCTCAGTGATCACAATGCTTACATATTCCAGCAGGATGGAGTACGGCGCCTGACGTGGAAAATGGGTGTTGTATTCTTTAAAGGAATTTTGAAACACCCTTTTGTAGGTTTCCAACTTGTCTGTAGGAATAAATTCCTCGGGTTTGATTTGTGGGTGATTGATGTGTCcaaagaagaagatggagtgtAATACCTGGGAGAACATGGGAAAGAAGTGTGATATGTAGTCATTTGCATTCTGA contains:
- the LOC137541250 gene encoding uncharacterized protein codes for the protein MDGRELQPDIMETNPDNCNFIQNNNNNNFNHGPEFKRKRKKKMFYKDKEKQKQSLVTSGTQFIRVFQKQLQNAKASKEETLHYMQRVLHSIFFFGHINHPQIKPEEFIPTDKLETYKRVFQNSFKEYNTHFPRQAPYSILLEYMTKVNNTGNPESLMEKLVELNKSLRTLNEEGEQVVANYFDFSASVVTQSYIKDPNNANILECFYGASLSCKGETQRKIMIYISALYVWDKAISYVVSCGDTGHGIVFPEDVHCKAYRFTTEINGYKEIPPCVKCHKMFITNFDPEYEVVKKLQPWRYGNCAETESLSKLLQGSLEVRNHLHTFGDNRQPMSREDIEKTFTAKHEGSMREKLANCLASRDFRVAPCDWKFFTPGT